Proteins found in one Perca fluviatilis chromosome 9, GENO_Pfluv_1.0, whole genome shotgun sequence genomic segment:
- the pip5k1ca gene encoding phosphatidylinositol 4-phosphate 5-kinase type-1 gamma isoform X1, which translates to MEAAAEGAVGLSEARDGSPLSGATASDDGDTVVGVSYGMDATDMDAAARKAFITEMPSSSGQPGQGKKIGHRGVDASGETTYKKTTSSALKGAIQLGIGYTVGNLSSKPERDVLMQDFYVVESIFFPSEGSNLTPAHHFPDFRFKTYAPVAFRYFRELFGIRPDDYLYSLCNEPLIELSNPGASGSVFYLTRDDEFIIKTVMHKEAEFLQKLLPGYYMNLNQNPRTLLPKFFGLYCVQSGGKNIRVVVMNNVLPRVVRMHLKYDLKGSTYKRRASKKEREKARPTFKDLDFMQDLQDGLMLDQDTYNALVKTLQRDCLVLESFKIMDYSLLLGVHNMDQAERERQMEGSQGESDEKRPVAQQKALYSTAMESIQGGAACGGSIDTDDTMGGIPAVNGRGERLLLYVGIIDILQSYRLIKKLEHTWKALVHDGDTVSVHRPGFYADRFFKFMSSTVFKKSSSLKSSPSKKGRVSLSVPKCAGPGAAWSASQLPSERDENIYDLRGARSFPTLEDEGRPDLLSCTPPSFEEATTASIATTLSSTTSLSIPERSPSDTAENPRYRRHTQSLTHDGRTQEELRVREDDQQTITVEVELKRRDSEPTLSVPQPSPETSEVEEGAGTEAADAAAAAPSSSSPAPEAASSSSLSAPAAPSCSGAAIEAPSSPKVVMEADRASQMSGSGCTSQASVDDEDDVPITDIYFFPDGRTWVVSPFRQRRKCQSSLPPQDDRTWVYSPLHYGSESKALPDGDWERETVSEKHRTKI; encoded by the exons aTGCTGCCGCTAGGAAAGCCTTCATCACAGAG ATGCCCTCATCCTCAGGCCAGCCTGGTCAGGGAAAGAAGATTGGCCACAGAGGGGTGGATGCATCAGGGGAAACTACCTACAAGAAG ACCACATCCTCAGCCTTGAAAGGTGCCATCCAGCTGGGCATCGGTTACACAGTGGGCAACCTGAGCTCCAAGCCTGAGAGAGATGTGTTGATGCAGGACTTCTACGTGGTGGAGAGCATCTTTTTCCCCAG TGAAGGCAGCAACCTCACTCCAGCCCACCATTTCCCGGACTTCCGCTTTAAAACATACGCTCCCGTGGCCTTCCGCTACTTCAGAGAACTGTTTGGCATCAGGCCAGATGACTACCTG TACTCCCTCTGTAATGAGCCTCTGATTGAGCTGTCCAATCCTGGAGCGAGTGGCTCGGTCTTCTATCTCACGAGGGACGACGAGTTCATCATCAAGACTGTGATGCACAAGGAGGCGGAATTCTTACAGAAACTACTGCCTGGATACTACATG AACTTGAATCAGAACCCTCGCACTTTGCTGCCCAAGTTTTTCGGCCTCTACTGTGTCCAGTCGGGCGGTAAGAATATCCGCGTGGTGGTGATGAACAACGTCCTTCCCCGCGTAGTTCGCATGCACCTCAAATACGACCTGAAGGGCTCCACCTACAAGAGGCGAGCATccaagaaggaaagagagaaggccAGGCCCACTTTCAAAGACCTGGACTTCATGCAAGACCTGCAGGACGGACTGATGCTGGACCAGGACACATACAACGCGCTGGTCAAGACCCTACAGAGAGACTGCCTG GTGCTGGAAAGCTTTAAGATTATGGACTACAGTCTGCTGCTCGGGGTTCACAACATGGACcaggcagagagggagaggcagaTGGAAGGCTCCCAGGGCGAAAGCGATGAGAAGAGGCCCGTGGCCCAGCAGAAGGCCCTGTACTCCACCGCCATGGAGTCCATCCAGGGAGGAGCGGCCTGCGGAGGGTCCATCGACACTGACGACAC GATGGGCGGTATCCCAGCTGTGAATGGAAGAGGGGAGAGACTTCTTCTCTACGTCGGAATCATTGACATCCTGCAATCCTACAG GCTAATCAAGAAGCTGGAGCACACATGGAAGGCTTTGGTTCATGACGGG GACACTGTATCAGTCCACCGGCCAGGCTTCTACGCCGACAGGTTCTTCAAGTTCATGAGCAGCACAGTTTTCAAGAAGAGCTCCT CTCTGAAGTCATCGCCATCCAAGAAGGGCCGTGTGTCGTTGTCAGTGCCTAAGTGTGCTGGTCCTGGTGCAGCCTGGTCAGCCAGCCAGCTCCCCTCGGAGCGAGACGAAAACATCTACGACCTGAGAGGAGCTCGCAGCTTCCCGACGCTGGAGGATGAGG GGCGACCAGATCTTCTTTCATGTACTCCTCCATCGTTTGAAGAGGCCACCACAGCATCAATTGCCACCACCCTCTCCTCCACCACCTCTCTGTCCATCCCCGAGAGATCCCCCTCTGACACTGCCGAGAACCCCCGCTACAG GAGGCACACCCAGTCTCTCACCCATGACGGAAG gACCCAGGAGGAGCTGCGGGTGCGTGAGGATGATCAGCAGACCATCACAGTGGAGGTGGAGTTGAAGAGACGCGACAGCGAGCCCACCCTTTCCGTTCCACAGCCTTCCCCTGAAACCAG TGAGGTCGAGGAAGGAGCTGGCACAGAGGCTGCCGACGCCGCTGCAGCAGCACCCTCCAGCTCTTCACCAGCACCTGAAgcggcctcctcctcctccttgtctGCCCCAGCTGCTCCCTCTTGTTCAGGGGCAGCCATTGAAGCCCCGTCCAGTCCCAAGGTAGTGATGGAGGCAGACAGGGCCAGCCAGATGTCCGGTTCAGGGTGCACCAGCCAGGCTTCAGtcgatgatgaagatgatgtgCCAATCACAGATATCTACTTT TTTCCTGATGGGAGGACCTGGGTGGTCTCTCCTTTCCGACAGAGGAGAAAATGCCAGTCCAGTTTACCA CCTCAAGACGACAGGACCTGGGTGTACTCTCCGCTACACTATGGCTCAGAGTCTAAGGCCCTGCCAGATGGGGATTGGGAAAGAGAGACAGTAAGTGAGAAGCATCGGACTAAAATATAA